TCTTGTCAGAAGACGATCGGATAACCTCCTACCTCATGAGTTCCGGTGCCGGTTCTCCACTTCGTGGTGGGTCTGGCGGGCATGTTGGGTCAATGGTGCTAAATCTCGTGGACCGATCAAAACGTCCAGATAGTCGCGATCTCGTACAGGAGCTTGAGGGGAATCTTAAACCACTTATTCCCCTTGCCACCGTCACGGTCTCACAACTTTCTAATGGTCCAGACTCGGCACTACCCATTGAGATTCTTCTAAAGGGACCCGAGTTGGAAACGCTCGAAGAACTTGCGCGCACGTTTGAATCAGAGCTCAAAACTATTCCCGGCGCTCGCAACGTGTCGACCAGTATCCAAGAAACCGCCGGAGAGTTTGTGTTTGAACTCGACCGCGCAGCGATTGCTCAGTATGGACTCTCTGCGTTTGACGTTGCCTCCGAGCTCCGTACGGCAGCGTTTGGGTCCAAGGCGACCACCATCGCAACCGTTACAGATGACCTGGATGTTGTGGTTAAATATCGCTTTAACGGAAACGACGATCAAGGAACCAAAAATCGCATCACCATTGATCAACTCGCCTCCATCACCATTCAAACGCCAGGCGGAGATATTCCGTTGAGCCGCTTCTTGTCCACGCACCTCACGCAAAGTCGCGCATCCATTTCGCACACAGATGGCGATCGTGTGGTTCGTGTCACGAGTTCCACGGCCAAGGACGTCACCGCCACAAGTATCTTTAATGAGATCCGTGCGCGTATGGAGCACATTGAGATTCCAGACGGCTACACCGTGACGCTTGGTGGACAGGACGAGAGCACACAACAGTCGTTTGCCGACCTCTACAAGGCGATGATCATTGGAATCTTCTTGATTGGTGCACTCCTCGTCCTGCAGTTCAACTCGTACCGACAACCCCTGTTTATCTTGTCGAGTATTCCCCTTTCGTTAATTGGTGTTTTGCCAGGACTCAGTCTTATTGGTCAGCCATTGAGTTTCCCTGGCATGATTGGAATCGTGGCACTCGCCGGTATTGTGGTAAATAACGGTATTATCCTCGTAGACCGGATCAATGAAAATCAATACAATCACCTACAAAAAAGTGACGCCATTCGAGAAGCCGCCGGCGCACGCTTGCGACCGATCCTTTTGACCACCATTACGACCATTGCCGGACTTTTACCTCTTGCACTCACGCAACCGTCCTGGGCACCGCTTGGATTTGCCATTATTTTTGGCCTGTTATTTGCCACCGTTCTCACGCTTTACGTGGTTCCATTGCTCTATCAACGGTTTGGAGAAACCCTCTCTAACCAGGCATAATTATCCACAAACGTGATTGTGCTTGACAACAATACGTATTTGTGGCATAGTCTTGGGGCTTTCTTGTTCCTGTAACACGTAATAAGAGAGTTCGTTTATTCACTCAGTTCGCTCTTACATGCAGAACAAGCTATTTGTTGGCGGCCTACCATGGGCCGTTGATGACGCTCAGCTCGAAGAGATCTTTGCCCCACACGGTGAAGTGACCTCAGCTCGCGTTGTCACAGACAAGTTCACAGGGAAGAGCCGCGGATTCGGATTCGTCGAATTTGCAACAGACGAGCAAGCGCAAGCTGCCGTCGATGCAATGGATGGATCAGAACTTGGCGGACGCACCATCAATGTGAACGTTGCTCGCCCAAAGGGAGAGTAATTCTCGCAAGAGATATCCAAAACACCCCTCACGGGGTGTTTTGAGTTTTCAAGGTTATTTTGCGTCTCCTTGTAACCGGGTGAGCTTAAAATCCCACACCATCGGCTCCACGTCTACCTCGGCCTGGTACCGTGTCCCACAAACATCACAAGTCATCTCCCATATTTGATAGCCCATAGAGAGATCCACGCCTGCCATTCCCGGGAGCGCTCTTACCGTCGCGGGTATTCCCTCACTCTCTTTATCCAAAAAATCGATCGATACCCTGTCGGGGATCGTCGTACACCGCGCACATGCATTCCAAGGAGATCTGATCATAAGGATATTTTTACGTGGGCCATGTATACTTTAACAGATCGATTCGTGGTCAACAGACATCCCCACGATTAGCTGCGCTATCGATATTTTTATAGGTGTGTGGCATAGAAGATTCAAGTATTTTTACGCGTGTTGATACACATCACTGGTCATGTGCGGTTGTACCTAAATAATTTATTTGCTTATTGTAATAACTTTTGATCCAAACACGTACACAATCTGTGTTGATCCTAGCTGCGTGACAAGCGCATCTTCCTTTGGATACGTGTGACCGTGCAAAAGATACCCGGGCGCTTTTTGCTCAACGTATTCTCGTAATCCCTTGTATCCTGCATGAACAGAATCATCTGGTTCATCATTTACCCCAAACGGAGGAGCATGACAGAGCATAACATCTACACGTGAAAAATCACGTAGTAATTCGATCGATTCCTCCTGCGTGTACATTTTGGCAGACGTGTTTTTGTAACGTACGCATCCTTCAAATCCCCCAAACGTAACCCCATCAATCTCCAACGTTCGCAGATGCATATTCTCAATTCCCAGTTCCGTCATGTACATTCCTGAGCAATGATTGCCATAGACGCCTAGTTTTGGGATATCGGTGATCTGCTCCAGCTCGTAAATTTGTTGTTGTTCCAAATCTCCAAGTGTCACGATTACGTCGATCGCGTGTTTTAAGAGGATCGTCTTGATAGGTTGATCCGGCGGTCTGTCCGCAATGGCGAGTATTTGCATAGGATCTAAGTATAGCAAAATATACAACGTAAAGAGTATCTATAAAAAACCTGCACGGGCAGGCTCAACTCAAAGAGGCACTAACGATGTGGGCATCCAGGCCAGCAGCACGGGCGGCGTTTACGGATCACTAAAAAAACGTGATAAATCACGTTTTTTTGCTGGTGGGCCGGGAAGGACTCGAACCTTCGTAGGCAATGCCAGCAGGTTTACAGCCTGCCCTCGTTGACCGCTTGAGTACCGACCCATAGATTGTTGCTTATCCAAAATTCACTGGAGCCACCTATCGGACTCGAACCGATGACCTACGGTTTACAAAACCGTTGCTCTACCAACTGAGCTAAGGTGGCCTCTCTCAAATAAGCAGTGGCATTGTACCCAACAAAAATCCACCTGTCAACGCTCAGTCGCTCCTACGTATACAGGCGCAAAAACCACGGCTCTAACCACAAAAATAGCACAGCAGCCATCATGAGGTATGCTCCCAGTGGAAGATGCATCTGCTTTTTAGCCCGCCCGTGCCCAATCAGCCAAAGAGCGTGCGTAGCCCCAATAACATATCCCAATCCAATGGCAATCAACACCATCGGCCATCCAAACGCCGCGCCCAAGAGCACACCAATCCAGACATCCCCAAAACCGATCGCCCTGCCTTGGGTCACCAGATATTGAAGCAAAAATACACCCCCACCAACAATCATCCCCATACCGGCATGATCTATTGTCAATGGCCAAGAAATTCCAAGAATCCCTATGGTCGCAATCCATGTTTCCGGGACAGCAACAAGTTGTTTCTCTGCGTCTAATCGAATCGCGTACAGCGCGTAGATCACCAAAACTGCTCCAAGCAACGCCGCTCTCAGATCTGTAAATAGCAAACTCGCAACATAGGCGCCGCCCACAAACCCGATCAGTTCCGTCGTGAGATACCACCCAGAATAGATCTTCTTGCAACAGGCAGTCCTCCCGCGAGACAATACGTAACTCACGATAGGAATCAACACATACCACGGCAACACCTCTGCACAAACATCACAGATAGAACGTCCAGTTGTCCAAGAATGCCCCGTTCCTCGCCGCATAACGGCGCACGAGATAGCACTTGCAAGTGCTGCACCCACAACACCTCCAACCAATAGAATAAACCATGTCATAGACAGAATTTGTTTTCTTGTGACCCCACTATACCCTCTCCTCACCCATCCGCCCACCTACACTTGCTGTCTGGCGCAAAATCACCTACCATCCACGCATGAAGATCTCTGGAATCGTCCAAAAAGGGCAACAACGCGCGCGAGATTTTGGCTATCCAACCGCCAATATCCATCTGGACTCATACAATAAGGAGCCGGGCACGTATGCGGCGCACGCAACGGTTTTTGGTTCCACCTATCCCGCGGCCGCCTACATAAGCAAGCGCCACGGAGCCTGGATGTGCGAAGTGCATCTCTTTGACGTAGAAATGAATTTATACGGTGCAGAAATGACCGTAGACCTCCTCTCCCACGTAAGCCCCATAGACCCCTTTGAAAGCAGGCAACAAATGCAAAAAAAGATCCACAAGGATATGCGCGATGTCCGCTTTTTTCACAACCCCTAGTATGTTTACCGGTATTATTAAGCAGCTTGGAACAATTACTTCCATGGATCGTCACGGCGATGATATGCGACTCTGCGTAGAGATACACCCTGTGCCAGAGGTAGACATCGGCGCCAGCGTCTCCAACAGCGGTGTGTGTTTAACGGTGGTAGAAACAAGCAACTCGCGGCTTTCTTTTGACGTCATGACGCAAACCGTAAAGCTCACCTCGCTTGCCAATAAAAACGTTGGCGATCAACTCAATATTGAGACGTCTCTGCGTGTTGGAGATGAAATGGGCGGGCACTTTGTGTATGGACACGTGGATGGTGTGGCGCATGTGACAC
This portion of the Candidatus Uhrbacteria bacterium CG10_big_fil_rev_8_21_14_0_10_50_16 genome encodes:
- a CDS encoding RNA-binding protein; the protein is MQNKLFVGGLPWAVDDAQLEEIFAPHGEVTSARVVTDKFTGKSRGFGFVEFATDEQAQAAVDAMDGSELGGRTINVNVARPKGE
- a CDS encoding metallophosphoesterase, with amino-acid sequence MQILAIADRPPDQPIKTILLKHAIDVIVTLGDLEQQQIYELEQITDIPKLGVYGNHCSGMYMTELGIENMHLRTLEIDGVTFGGFEGCVRYKNTSAKMYTQEESIELLRDFSRVDVMLCHAPPFGVNDEPDDSVHAGYKGLREYVEQKAPGYLLHGHTYPKEDALVTQLGSTQIVYVFGSKVITISK
- a CDS encoding riboflavin synthase, yielding MSAFFTTPSMFTGIIKQLGTITSMDRHGDDMRLCVEIHPVPEVDIGASVSNSGVCLTVVETSNSRLSFDVMTQTVKLTSLANKNVGDQLNIETSLRVGDEMGGHFVYGHVDGVAHVTQIQQKGDSVVMTIQPPEHLMRYLAPQGSVAIDGVSLTVADQREHDFDVSLIDHTMKVTTLGRLTVGAAVNIEVDMMMKYLDRLTNAKPV